A region of Paractinoplanes abujensis DNA encodes the following proteins:
- a CDS encoding ketopantoate reductase family protein encodes MKILMFGRGVISAAYGWALERAGHHVEFYVRPGRSAAYGEAIDLDLLDARRKPWGERVVETWPVRYRESLDADHDFDLIVLSVQHYSFAQAAAFLGPRVGRATVLVFNNLWVEPPAATEALPADQVAWGFPGAGGGFTDDGTLRASLLPVVFFGTLDRPATERERVVRGVFRDAGFKLRESADFRGWLLIHFVQNAGLHTQSLRRGSLAGLTTADVRESILATRELFPLLEARGVDLRRHRGDLLPFRAPVWLAAPALARLFKHFPPMRRVVQAHANPEELRAVCRDTLADARRLGVTVPRLEAAEPYFATAAQTTNKH; translated from the coding sequence ATGAAGATCCTGATGTTCGGCCGCGGCGTGATCAGTGCGGCATACGGGTGGGCCCTCGAGCGAGCGGGGCATCACGTGGAGTTCTACGTACGGCCGGGGCGTTCGGCGGCGTACGGAGAAGCCATTGACCTTGATCTGCTCGACGCCCGGCGGAAGCCCTGGGGCGAACGGGTCGTCGAGACGTGGCCGGTGCGTTATCGCGAGTCGCTCGACGCCGACCACGACTTCGACCTGATCGTGCTCAGCGTGCAGCATTACAGCTTCGCGCAGGCCGCAGCGTTCCTGGGCCCGCGCGTCGGCCGCGCGACCGTGCTCGTTTTCAACAATCTGTGGGTCGAACCTCCCGCCGCGACCGAGGCCCTCCCCGCCGACCAGGTGGCCTGGGGCTTCCCCGGCGCCGGCGGCGGCTTCACCGACGACGGCACGCTCCGCGCGTCGCTGCTGCCGGTCGTCTTCTTCGGCACCCTCGACCGCCCGGCGACCGAGCGTGAGCGAGTCGTTCGCGGGGTGTTCCGCGACGCCGGCTTCAAGCTGCGCGAAAGCGCCGACTTCCGGGGCTGGCTGCTGATCCACTTCGTGCAGAACGCGGGCCTGCACACGCAAAGCCTGCGCCGGGGCTCACTGGCCGGTCTGACCACCGCCGACGTACGCGAGTCGATCCTGGCCACCCGCGAACTGTTCCCCCTGCTCGAAGCGCGCGGCGTCGACCTGCGCCGGCACCGCGGCGACCTGCTGCCGTTCCGCGCGCCGGTGTGGCTGGCCGCGCCCGCGCTGGCTCGGCTGTTCAAGCACTTCCCCCCGATGCGCCGGGTCGTGCAGGCCCACGCCAACCCCGAGGAGCTGCGCGCGGTCTGCCGCGACACCCTGGCCGACGCCCGCCGCCTGGGCGTGACCGTGCCCCGGCTGGAGGCCGCCGAGCCCTACTTCGCCACCGCCGCACAAACGACCAACAAACACTAA
- a CDS encoding NADP-dependent oxidoreductase, producing MRAVVIRKFGGPEVLDVAEVASPEPGPGQVRIRVAAACVNRIDISTRDGALARAGLLAAAPPIGLGWDVSGEIDRVGEGVRRFAPGDAVIGLRDVLSGRGTQAELVVLDESAVAPAPAGASPVEAATLPLLGLTADRSLGLTGLRAGQTLLVTGAAGGVGTLVLELAALRGIRTVGLAGPADEALVRSRGAEFVARTSATPDEGARSSEADARDVAGAEERSRNGALAEAVRRLVPGGVDAVIDTAVIGVAAHEAVRGGGTFVALVAPFAPPALRATSVVVQEVCADGARLTELSALAAAGHLTLRTGKVFALGDVADAHRLLVEGGQRGRLVLVP from the coding sequence ATGAGAGCTGTAGTGATCCGTAAGTTCGGTGGCCCCGAGGTGCTCGACGTGGCCGAGGTCGCGTCGCCCGAGCCGGGGCCCGGACAGGTCCGCATCCGGGTGGCGGCGGCCTGCGTCAACCGTATCGACATCTCGACCCGCGACGGGGCCCTGGCGCGGGCCGGGTTGCTGGCCGCCGCGCCGCCGATCGGGCTGGGCTGGGACGTCAGCGGTGAGATCGACCGGGTGGGGGAGGGGGTGCGGCGGTTCGCGCCGGGCGACGCGGTGATCGGCCTGCGCGACGTGCTGTCGGGCCGGGGCACGCAGGCCGAACTGGTCGTCCTGGACGAGTCAGCGGTCGCCCCGGCCCCGGCGGGCGCCTCGCCGGTCGAGGCCGCGACGCTGCCGCTGCTCGGCTTGACCGCCGACCGCAGCCTGGGGCTGACGGGACTCCGGGCGGGGCAGACGCTGCTGGTCACCGGGGCCGCCGGGGGAGTGGGCACGCTGGTGCTGGAGCTGGCCGCGCTGCGCGGCATCCGTACGGTGGGGCTGGCCGGCCCGGCCGACGAGGCGCTGGTGCGCTCGCGGGGCGCGGAGTTCGTCGCCCGCACTTCCGCGACGCCCGATGAGGGTGCGCGGTCCTCGGAGGCCGACGCCCGCGACGTGGCCGGCGCGGAGGAGCGATCGCGGAACGGTGCCTTGGCGGAGGCCGTACGGCGGCTGGTTCCGGGCGGGGTCGACGCGGTGATCGACACCGCGGTCATCGGGGTGGCCGCGCACGAGGCCGTGCGCGGCGGGGGCACTTTTGTCGCGCTGGTGGCACCCTTCGCCCCGCCGGCCCTGCGCGCCACCTCCGTGGTGGTGCAGGAGGTCTGCGCGGACGGCGCGCGGCTGACGGAACTGTCCGCATTGGCCGCCGCTGGTCACCTCACCCTGCGTACGGGGAAGGTCTTTGCTCTCGGCGACGTGGCCGACGCGCATCGGCTTCTGGTCGAAGGTGGTCAGAGGGGCCGGCTGGTGCTCGTGCCGTAG
- a CDS encoding polysaccharide deacetylase family protein — translation MLTRRAMLRGTLLAAGGAATAFAGSDHVKHWLGWDRPPLGGGYAAAADDLGAVTKGGVHIHYFRPTTAKVVALTFDDGPRPDYTPQFLDVLDRHQVPATFFLVGRHLEEHAGLVRGRLDRHEVGNHSWSHDDLATLDLAGARRELERTHEAIKRHTGREATLMRPPYGHLGGSTVLAADALGYDIALWSHQMRERTFATDPAAQARDLIGTVRPGSIVLAHDAGDKRRLVALKALPATIEGLRDQGYRFVTVSELLTS, via the coding sequence ATGCTTACTCGACGCGCGATGCTGCGGGGCACACTGCTCGCGGCGGGTGGTGCGGCCACGGCGTTCGCCGGGTCGGACCACGTGAAGCACTGGCTCGGCTGGGACCGGCCGCCGCTGGGTGGCGGGTACGCCGCGGCCGCCGACGACCTGGGCGCGGTGACCAAGGGCGGCGTGCACATCCACTACTTCCGGCCCACCACCGCGAAGGTGGTCGCGCTGACCTTCGACGACGGGCCGCGGCCGGACTACACCCCGCAGTTCCTCGACGTGCTCGACCGGCACCAGGTGCCGGCCACCTTCTTTCTGGTCGGCCGGCACCTGGAGGAGCACGCCGGGCTGGTCCGGGGCCGGCTCGACCGGCACGAGGTGGGCAACCATTCCTGGTCCCACGACGACCTGGCCACGCTCGACCTGGCCGGGGCGCGCCGCGAGCTGGAACGGACGCACGAGGCGATCAAACGGCACACCGGCCGGGAAGCCACGCTCATGCGGCCCCCGTACGGGCACCTGGGTGGCTCGACAGTGCTCGCCGCGGACGCGCTCGGCTACGACATCGCGTTGTGGTCGCATCAGATGCGCGAACGCACATTCGCCACCGACCCCGCCGCCCAGGCCCGCGACCTGATCGGCACCGTGCGCCCGGGTTCGATCGTGCTGGCCCACGACGCCGGGGACAAACGGCGACTGGTCGCGCTGAAGGCCCTCCCCGCGACGATAGAGGGCCTGCGCGACCAGGGCTACCGCTTCGTGACGGTTTCCGAGCTGCTGACGAGCTAG
- a CDS encoding winged helix-turn-helix transcriptional regulator translates to MTTIPAADRREHRRHEYNAELAGCPGHEVLAILGEKWVTLVLAALAEGPLRHAALAREVAGASQKMLTQTLRRLERDGLLTRTVTAAVPVQVDYRLTPLGQALLPLQRAILGWGETHVGAIRAARAAYDSTVVR, encoded by the coding sequence ATGACCACGATCCCGGCCGCCGACCGGCGCGAGCACCGGCGCCACGAATACAACGCCGAGCTGGCAGGTTGCCCCGGCCACGAGGTGCTGGCCATCCTGGGCGAGAAGTGGGTGACCCTGGTGCTGGCGGCACTGGCCGAGGGCCCGCTGCGGCACGCCGCCCTGGCCCGCGAAGTGGCCGGGGCCAGCCAGAAGATGCTCACGCAGACGCTGCGCCGGTTGGAACGCGACGGCCTGCTGACCCGCACGGTGACGGCGGCGGTGCCGGTGCAGGTCGACTATCGGCTCACGCCCCTGGGGCAGGCGCTGCTGCCGCTGCAACGCGCCATCCTGGGCTGGGGCGAGACCCACGTCGGCGCGATCCGGGCCGCCCGTGCCGCCTACGACTCCACAGTGGTCCGCTAG
- a CDS encoding serine hydrolase domain-containing protein yields the protein MRKTPTSLVALSGIVALSGIVAGGAVASPAAAAGDPVQRSLSSLVTVDKFPGASASVRLADGRVRHYAAGVANLRTGEKMPADARVRIASNTKMFTAVVVLQLVGEGKVRLDEPVETYLPGLVRGAGGIDGRQITVRQLLQQTSGLQDYDDVLFADFLNALHTYYEPHDLLKAAFDRAPESRPGEKFAYANTNYVLAGLIVQKVTGRPVGEQITKRVIEPLGLRRTYWPADGETTIRGAHPRGYFPAVNGQAPVDITESEPSGGWAAGALVGTPSDINTFLAGLLGGKLLKPAELAEMKKTVDAPGFDTVGGSRYGLGIATFKLSCGGFAWTHGGIAPGYVTYVGLAPSGRAASIAVNSMVAEQAAAEHLDKSLDTALCG from the coding sequence ATGCGCAAGACTCCCACCTCCCTCGTCGCCCTGAGCGGAATCGTCGCCCTGAGCGGAATCGTGGCCGGGGGCGCCGTGGCCTCCCCCGCGGCCGCGGCCGGGGATCCCGTGCAGCGGAGCCTGAGCAGCCTCGTCACCGTGGACAAGTTCCCGGGGGCGTCGGCTTCGGTGCGGCTGGCCGACGGGCGGGTGCGCCATTACGCCGCCGGGGTCGCGAACCTGCGTACGGGGGAAAAGATGCCGGCCGACGCGCGGGTGCGGATCGCCAGCAACACCAAGATGTTCACCGCTGTCGTGGTGCTGCAACTCGTCGGTGAGGGCAAGGTGCGGCTGGACGAGCCGGTGGAGACGTACCTGCCGGGGCTCGTGCGCGGGGCCGGGGGCATCGACGGGCGGCAGATCACCGTACGGCAGCTGCTGCAGCAGACCAGCGGGCTGCAGGACTACGACGACGTGCTGTTCGCCGATTTTCTCAACGCGCTGCACACCTACTACGAGCCGCACGACCTGCTCAAGGCGGCCTTCGATCGGGCGCCGGAGTCGCGGCCGGGCGAGAAGTTCGCCTACGCCAACACGAACTACGTCTTGGCCGGGCTGATCGTGCAGAAGGTGACCGGGCGCCCGGTCGGTGAGCAGATCACGAAGCGGGTCATCGAGCCGCTCGGGCTGCGCCGCACGTACTGGCCGGCCGACGGTGAGACGACGATCCGCGGCGCGCACCCGCGGGGCTACTTCCCCGCGGTCAACGGGCAGGCCCCGGTCGACATCACCGAGTCGGAGCCGTCGGGCGGCTGGGCCGCGGGCGCCCTGGTCGGCACGCCCAGCGACATCAACACGTTCCTGGCCGGCCTGCTCGGCGGCAAGCTGCTGAAGCCGGCCGAGCTGGCCGAGATGAAGAAGACCGTGGACGCCCCCGGCTTCGACACGGTCGGTGGCTCCCGGTACGGCCTGGGCATCGCCACCTTCAAGCTGAGCTGCGGCGGTTTCGCCTGGACGCACGGCGGCATCGCGCCCGGCTACGTCACGTACGTCGGGCTCGCCCCGTCCGGCCGGGCGGCGTCGATCGCGGTCAACTCGATGGTCGCCGAGCAGGCGGCGGCCGAGCACCTGGACAAGTCGCTCGACACCGCGCTCTGCGGCTAG
- a CDS encoding GH36-type glycosyl hydrolase domain-containing protein has protein sequence MGALPKKTEGDLLRYGHFDDERREYVIERPDTPLPWINYLGTEAYFGIVSNTAGGYSFYRDAKLRRLTRYRYNNAPFDLGGRYLYVRDDVTGDFWSPSWQPTRSELDDYECRHGLSYTQIASSYRKIRAETLYFVPLGETLEVWRVRVTNERDTAAELSLFSSVEFCLWDAQDDATNFQRNFSTGQVEVADGVIYHKTEYRERRDHFAYFACSEPLAGFDTQRESFLGAYRGWDNPEAVERGAATDSLAHGWQPIGSHHVRLGLAPGETREISFVLGYAENPRDDKFDPPGSQTLNKRHVRPVIERWLRPETVEEGFATLRAGWDKLLGGLHVSTPDADTNRMVNVWNAYQNMMTFNLSRSTSFFESGIGRGMGFRDSNQDLVGFVHMVPERARERILDIAATQMATGGAYHQYQPLTKRGNNDIGDGFNDDPLWLILGVAAYVKETGDASILDEPVPYDNEPGSEAPLYEHLQRSLRYTQERLGPHGLPLIGRADWNDCLNLNCFSDTPGEPFQTTENVTGGTAESVFIAGQFVLAAKELAGLAGQRGLDAEAAECLAAAEKMTGVIVEHGWDGAWFRRAYDFYGNPIGSGENDEGQIFIEPQGMCVLGGVGLDDGLAAQALDSVAERLATPHGIVLQQPAYTSYRIELGEISSYPPGYKENAGIFCHTNPWIMIAEAMTGNGDRAFDYYRRINPSAREAVSEVHRCEPYVYAQMIAGKDAPTHGEAKNSWLTGTAAWNYVAITQWILGIRPELDGLRIDPVLPSDWPGFTATRVFRGATYEISVRREAGHPAQVIVDGAPIDGVVVPPAPAGATVRVEVVVS, from the coding sequence ATGGGAGCGCTCCCAAAGAAGACCGAGGGGGACCTGTTGCGCTACGGACACTTCGACGACGAGCGGCGTGAATACGTCATCGAACGGCCGGACACCCCGCTGCCCTGGATCAACTACCTGGGCACCGAGGCGTACTTCGGCATCGTCTCCAACACCGCGGGTGGCTACTCGTTCTACCGCGACGCCAAGCTGCGCCGGCTCACCCGCTACCGCTACAACAACGCGCCGTTCGACCTCGGCGGCCGCTACCTGTACGTGCGCGACGACGTCACCGGCGACTTCTGGTCCCCGTCCTGGCAGCCCACCCGCAGCGAACTCGACGACTACGAGTGCCGCCACGGCCTCTCGTACACGCAGATCGCCTCCTCCTACCGGAAGATCCGGGCGGAGACCCTCTACTTCGTACCGCTCGGCGAAACGCTCGAGGTGTGGCGCGTCCGGGTCACCAACGAGCGTGACACCGCGGCCGAGCTCTCGCTGTTCTCGTCGGTCGAGTTCTGCCTGTGGGACGCGCAGGACGACGCCACCAATTTCCAGCGCAACTTCTCCACGGGGCAGGTCGAGGTCGCCGACGGGGTGATCTACCACAAGACCGAGTACCGCGAGCGGCGCGACCACTTCGCGTACTTCGCCTGCTCGGAACCGCTGGCCGGGTTCGACACGCAGCGCGAGAGCTTCCTCGGCGCCTACCGCGGCTGGGACAACCCGGAAGCCGTCGAGCGCGGCGCGGCCACCGACTCGCTCGCGCACGGGTGGCAGCCGATCGGGAGCCACCACGTACGGCTGGGTCTGGCTCCGGGGGAGACGCGGGAGATCAGTTTCGTGCTCGGCTACGCCGAGAACCCGCGCGACGACAAGTTCGACCCGCCCGGCTCGCAAACGCTCAACAAGCGGCACGTACGGCCGGTGATCGAACGCTGGCTACGCCCGGAGACGGTCGAGGAGGGCTTCGCCACGCTGCGTGCCGGCTGGGACAAGCTGCTCGGCGGGCTGCACGTGTCGACCCCCGACGCGGACACGAACCGGATGGTCAACGTCTGGAACGCGTACCAGAACATGATGACCTTCAACCTGAGCCGCTCGACGTCGTTCTTCGAGTCGGGCATCGGCCGCGGCATGGGCTTCCGCGACTCCAATCAGGACCTGGTCGGCTTCGTCCACATGGTGCCGGAACGGGCCCGCGAGCGGATCCTCGACATCGCGGCCACCCAGATGGCCACCGGCGGCGCGTACCACCAGTATCAGCCGCTGACCAAGCGCGGCAACAACGACATCGGCGACGGCTTCAACGACGACCCGCTCTGGCTGATCCTCGGCGTCGCCGCGTACGTCAAGGAGACCGGCGACGCGTCGATCCTGGACGAGCCGGTCCCGTACGACAACGAGCCCGGCAGCGAGGCGCCGCTCTACGAGCATCTGCAACGGTCGCTGCGCTACACGCAGGAGCGGCTCGGCCCGCACGGCCTGCCGCTGATCGGGCGGGCCGACTGGAACGACTGCCTCAACCTCAACTGTTTCTCCGACACCCCGGGCGAGCCGTTCCAGACCACCGAGAACGTCACCGGGGGCACGGCCGAGTCGGTCTTCATCGCCGGGCAGTTCGTGCTGGCCGCCAAGGAGCTGGCCGGGCTGGCCGGGCAGCGCGGGCTCGACGCGGAGGCGGCCGAATGCCTGGCCGCGGCCGAGAAGATGACCGGTGTGATCGTCGAGCACGGCTGGGACGGCGCGTGGTTCCGCCGGGCGTACGACTTCTACGGCAACCCGATCGGCTCCGGCGAGAACGACGAGGGCCAGATCTTCATCGAGCCCCAGGGCATGTGCGTGCTGGGCGGGGTCGGCCTCGACGACGGGCTGGCCGCGCAGGCCCTCGACAGCGTGGCCGAGCGGCTGGCCACCCCGCACGGCATCGTGCTGCAGCAGCCGGCGTACACGAGTTACCGCATCGAGCTGGGCGAGATCTCGTCCTACCCGCCGGGCTACAAGGAGAACGCCGGCATCTTCTGCCACACCAACCCGTGGATCATGATCGCCGAGGCGATGACCGGTAACGGCGACCGCGCGTTCGACTACTACCGGCGGATCAACCCGTCGGCCCGCGAGGCGGTCAGCGAGGTGCACCGCTGCGAGCCGTACGTCTACGCGCAGATGATCGCGGGCAAGGACGCGCCCACGCACGGCGAGGCCAAGAACTCCTGGCTCACCGGCACGGCGGCGTGGAACTACGTGGCGATCACCCAGTGGATTCTCGGTATCCGCCCCGAGCTCGACGGGCTGCGGATCGATCCGGTGCTGCCGTCGGACTGGCCGGGCTTCACGGCGACCCGCGTGTTCCGGGGTGCGACCTACGAGATCTCCGTACGCCGGGAGGCCGGGCACCCCGCGCAGGTGATCGTGGACGGCGCGCCGATCGACGGCGTGGTCGTGCCACCCGCGCCGGCCGGGGCGACGGTCCGGGTGGAGGTCGTCGTGAGCTAG
- a CDS encoding TetR/AcrR family transcriptional regulator has translation MTDAKPPRAGAKPPRAGAVPPGAGAVPPGAEAKPSRTGAEARRSEAKPLRADARRNRDALVAKAREIFAGGDFDLRFDDFAKLAGVGTGTLYRHFPTREALAEAVYREELAAIVDLARDLQRTHPADEALESFLRAFVDHLRSHEGLARTLSTLMAGQTGTLAEGAQALGQVITDLLAGAVRSGTVRDDVGAGAVMMAVQGICSAYNHPAFEADADGVITLVLAGLRLR, from the coding sequence GTGACCGATGCCAAACCGCCGCGGGCCGGGGCCAAACCGCCGCGGGCCGGAGCCGTGCCGCCGGGGGCGGGAGCTGTGCCGCCGGGGGCTGAAGCCAAGCCGTCGCGGACCGGGGCCGAGGCGCGGCGATCTGAAGCCAAACCGCTGCGAGCCGATGCGCGTCGCAACCGTGATGCCCTCGTCGCCAAGGCGCGGGAGATCTTTGCGGGGGGTGACTTCGACCTGCGCTTCGACGATTTCGCCAAGCTGGCCGGGGTCGGCACCGGCACGCTCTACCGCCATTTCCCGACGCGGGAGGCCCTGGCCGAGGCCGTCTACCGCGAGGAACTGGCCGCGATCGTCGACCTGGCCCGCGACCTGCAGAGGACGCACCCCGCCGACGAGGCGCTGGAGTCCTTCCTGCGGGCCTTCGTCGACCACCTGCGCTCGCACGAGGGCCTCGCCCGCACCCTGTCGACGCTGATGGCCGGGCAAACGGGCACCCTGGCCGAGGGTGCGCAGGCCCTGGGCCAGGTCATCACGGATCTGCTGGCCGGCGCCGTCCGTTCCGGGACCGTCCGCGACGACGTGGGCGCCGGCGCGGTCATGATGGCCGTGCAGGGCATCTGCTCGGCCTACAACCATCCGGCGTTCGAGGCCGACGCGGACGGCGTCATCACCTTGGTGCTGGCCGGCCTCCGCCTCCGGTGA
- a CDS encoding DUF6461 domain-containing protein, producing MTTTELLAALPLLTARIPAAPARRLGRLGAPEEADPHGPARDWDGSEPATVLRALGPLPVERLLGALELTVGAHNWDGWPDLLAGLPAAPAFTRYGFLSFGTESDTTSAVALLERLRPGLAGVVLARVRELATQPQIAGMLTASPEVTDEPGIAAAHGAAHLGLAVAVAAAALHQADPPVVVDRVAAAIGLGIAAAASLLRGTPMPAAYAPALRARIRAEYLLPSHSSRRVTVTGHRFGLTEHELPKTAGFGANGLVAVVDGGVVIRTGADHGSIPVDLLVLAEPPAEVDAGWEEIVEVSWHAAEGRAVLSPPDGSRRVASTPPWPGDYRLRVHARGRDEQDAEFEAYRLVVWAAPAAPQTVLQRTDRLGHRLRGEPEPVRAPKPEHAYRWIGRTPLTVAATVTVGTGTTAAEALRAFRAGGDPAPIDQLRPTGPWAMVLDLGGAVLIVEENGFEGSRADVLQALSTGGRAASMFWNVNANTRLSFAAAGEMLSSFEPYTPLIGEVPPEVAPALDGLDLGGPGGRTEMGLVAVERFTGHALTEADLTRLYDAGVGYPLTRP from the coding sequence ATGACGACGACCGAGCTGCTCGCGGCGCTGCCGTTGCTCACCGCGCGGATCCCGGCCGCTCCCGCCCGCCGCCTGGGCCGCCTCGGCGCGCCCGAGGAGGCGGATCCGCACGGTCCGGCACGAGACTGGGACGGCTCCGAGCCGGCGACCGTCCTGCGCGCGCTGGGTCCGCTGCCGGTCGAGCGTCTGCTGGGCGCGCTCGAGCTCACCGTCGGCGCACACAACTGGGACGGCTGGCCCGACCTGCTGGCCGGCCTGCCCGCAGCACCCGCCTTCACCCGGTACGGTTTCCTCTCGTTCGGCACCGAGAGCGACACGACCTCCGCCGTCGCCCTGCTCGAACGGCTGCGTCCCGGCCTGGCCGGTGTGGTGCTGGCCCGGGTCCGCGAACTGGCCACGCAACCGCAGATCGCCGGGATGCTGACCGCCTCACCGGAGGTGACCGACGAGCCCGGGATCGCCGCCGCGCACGGCGCCGCCCACCTGGGCCTGGCCGTGGCGGTGGCCGCCGCGGCGCTGCACCAGGCCGACCCGCCGGTGGTGGTCGACCGGGTCGCCGCCGCCATCGGGCTCGGCATCGCCGCGGCCGCCTCGCTGCTGCGCGGGACGCCGATGCCGGCCGCGTACGCCCCGGCCCTGCGGGCCCGGATCCGCGCCGAATACCTGCTGCCCAGCCACAGCTCCCGCCGGGTGACCGTCACCGGGCACCGGTTCGGGCTGACCGAGCACGAGCTGCCCAAGACGGCCGGCTTCGGCGCCAACGGCCTGGTCGCCGTGGTGGACGGCGGCGTGGTGATCCGGACCGGCGCCGACCACGGCAGCATCCCGGTCGACCTGCTGGTGCTGGCCGAGCCGCCGGCCGAGGTGGACGCCGGCTGGGAGGAGATCGTCGAGGTCAGCTGGCACGCCGCCGAGGGCCGCGCCGTGCTGTCGCCGCCCGACGGCAGCCGCCGGGTCGCTTCCACCCCGCCGTGGCCGGGCGACTACCGGCTGCGCGTCCACGCGCGCGGCCGCGACGAGCAGGACGCCGAGTTCGAGGCGTACCGGCTCGTGGTGTGGGCGGCCCCGGCCGCGCCGCAGACCGTCCTGCAGCGGACCGACCGGCTCGGTCACCGGCTGCGCGGCGAGCCCGAACCCGTACGGGCCCCGAAGCCCGAACACGCGTACCGGTGGATCGGCCGGACCCCGCTGACCGTGGCGGCCACAGTCACCGTCGGCACGGGCACGACCGCGGCCGAAGCGCTGCGCGCGTTCCGGGCGGGCGGCGACCCGGCGCCCATCGACCAGCTCCGTCCCACCGGACCCTGGGCGATGGTTCTCGACCTGGGCGGCGCGGTGCTGATCGTGGAGGAGAACGGCTTCGAGGGTTCACGGGCCGACGTGCTGCAGGCCCTCTCGACCGGCGGCCGGGCAGCCAGCATGTTCTGGAACGTCAACGCCAACACCCGGCTCTCCTTCGCCGCGGCGGGCGAGATGCTGAGCTCGTTCGAGCCGTACACGCCTCTCATCGGCGAAGTTCCGCCCGAGGTCGCCCCGGCGCTCGACGGACTCGACCTCGGCGGGCCGGGCGGGCGTACGGAGATGGGTCTGGTGGCGGTCGAGCGCTTCACCGGCCACGCCCTCACCGAGGCCGACCTGACCCGCCTGTACGACGCCGGTGTCGGCTACCCGCTGACGCGCCCCTAG
- a CDS encoding acyl-CoA dehydrogenase family protein, producing the protein MQLCGGAGVSADLPVARIAREIRPFRVYDGPSEVHRVAPAKRAVRRYGTVMPGPA; encoded by the coding sequence ATGCAACTGTGCGGCGGGGCAGGGGTGTCGGCCGATCTGCCGGTGGCGCGGATCGCGCGCGAGATCCGGCCGTTCCGCGTCTACGACGGACCGTCCGAAGTGCACCGGGTGGCGCCGGCTAAGCGGGCGGTCCGCCGTTACGGGACGGTGATGCCGGGACCGGCGTAA
- a CDS encoding MFS transporter, with protein sequence MVGRQFGWLWTAYTISTFGTWLGFGAFPLIAILVLRAGPVEVSLLSAAGLAVGAVVAMPLGPWVEVRRKRPVMITMDLIRFAALLSVPAAYGLGRLTFTQLVVVSVVSAAADITFKAAGGSYLKDLVPRSGLLAANSRFEATTWTATVLGPPLGNALLGLLGPVTTVLIDATSYLLSALSLRAIGGDEPRRERFDGPRLHTGDLRAGWRHILNHPVLRRLFFNTVLVNGLILANAPLLAVLLLDRLGFTPWQYGLAFGVPCLGGLLGSRLARPLVARFGHHRVLVTAGALRACWPIGLVLVVPGATGLVVVLVVQFGLVTAVGVFNPVFATYRLDQTAPDRVARTLSAWSITSNATVAALTALWGLLAAATSLRFAIAAAGLLILTTPLLLPRSTRTHLAHENA encoded by the coding sequence ATGGTGGGTCGGCAATTCGGGTGGCTGTGGACGGCGTACACGATCAGCACGTTCGGCACCTGGCTCGGGTTCGGCGCCTTCCCGCTGATCGCGATCCTGGTGCTGCGGGCCGGGCCGGTCGAGGTGTCGCTCCTGTCCGCAGCGGGTCTGGCCGTCGGCGCGGTGGTCGCGATGCCGCTCGGCCCGTGGGTGGAGGTGCGCCGCAAACGGCCGGTGATGATCACGATGGACCTGATCCGCTTCGCCGCGCTGCTCAGCGTCCCCGCCGCGTACGGGCTCGGACGGCTCACCTTCACGCAGCTCGTCGTGGTGTCGGTCGTCTCCGCCGCGGCCGACATCACCTTCAAGGCGGCGGGCGGCTCCTACCTCAAGGATCTGGTCCCGCGCTCCGGCCTGCTCGCCGCGAACAGCCGGTTCGAGGCCACCACCTGGACCGCCACCGTGCTCGGCCCACCGCTGGGCAACGCCCTTCTCGGCCTGCTCGGACCGGTGACCACCGTGCTCATCGACGCGACCAGTTATCTGCTCTCGGCTCTGAGCCTGCGCGCGATCGGCGGCGACGAGCCCCGCCGCGAGCGGTTCGACGGTCCCCGGCTGCACACCGGCGACCTGCGGGCCGGGTGGCGCCACATTCTGAACCACCCCGTGCTGCGCCGGCTGTTCTTCAACACGGTGCTGGTCAACGGCTTGATTCTGGCCAACGCGCCACTCCTGGCCGTGCTCCTGCTCGACCGGCTCGGCTTCACCCCCTGGCAGTACGGCCTCGCGTTCGGCGTGCCGTGCCTGGGCGGACTGCTCGGTTCGCGCCTGGCCCGGCCCCTCGTCGCCCGCTTCGGACACCATCGGGTCCTGGTCACCGCGGGCGCGCTGCGGGCGTGCTGGCCGATCGGGCTCGTCCTCGTCGTGCCCGGCGCCACCGGGCTCGTCGTGGTTCTCGTCGTCCAGTTCGGCCTGGTCACCGCCGTGGGTGTGTTCAACCCGGTGTTCGCGACCTACCGGCTCGACCAGACGGCCCCGGACCGGGTCGCCCGCACGCTGTCCGCATGGTCGATCACCAGCAACGCCACTGTCGCCGCCCTGACCGCCCTCTGGGGCCTGCTGGCCGCCGCGACCAGCTTGCGCTTCGCGATCGCCGCCGCCGGCCTGCTGATCCTGACCACCCCACTGCTGCTGCCCCGATCAACCCGTACGCATCTCGCGCACGAAAACGCGTAG